One genomic segment of Desulfomicrobium sp. ZS1 includes these proteins:
- a CDS encoding acetate--CoA ligase family protein, which produces MTSSDYIDFAAITALFQHACDESRNFLYEYEVYTLLSRSGAETPPRSHLMVRGARVSDEELVGIPGERAVLKIVSPTIVHKTEVGGVRIVAKTPQSVRSAQRRMLYEVPENYAAWIERNPDAAPPSYRNLSGQALVAAISRDVKGVLQVQFMPPDSDTFGHELIVGLRRTREFGMILSAGLGGTDTELYAQRFRKGQAIVAASTLMTDGQTFFELFRQTISYKKLAGLTRGQRRIVADEQLIECFESFVAMANFYSPDNPDAPFVIEELEVNPFAFTDYLMVPLDGMCRFSLPEDRPVARPVGKIQNLLHPQRIGIIGVSATRRNFGRIILENILAQGFDPQSVTILREGAPDRSGVQCVPDLAGLPDKLDLLVVAVGAAQVPDLVEEIISRDAAHAVMLIPGGMGETKDSRERAAQVVAQINAAHGRGDGGPVFLGANCMGVVSRPGRYDTWFIPEEKLPRDRGKPYRRAALVSQSGAFMLHRSSQCPELVPAYMISMGNQTDLTLGDMVSYFKDSKQVDVIAVYAEGFSDLDGLAFCRAVREAVMAGKEVVFYKAGRTPEGKSATSGHTASLAGDFMVCESCVRQAGAIVAQNFNQFQDLFLLAETLHGKKIRGNRLAAVSGAGFEAVGMADSIQSDDYSMQLAPFAPETVDKIAAVLREKRLDALVGIVNPLDINPAADDDAHARIAAILATDPGVDAVVLGLDPLSPAMHTLAETDVPAFDLHAEGSIARLLPQVAVQSDKPIIGVIDGGRLYDPLRDALMAEGVPIFPVCDRAVSALAQYIQARLYADLLRGGLG; this is translated from the coding sequence GTGACCTCATCCGATTACATCGATTTTGCGGCCATCACGGCCCTGTTTCAGCATGCCTGCGACGAATCCCGCAATTTCCTCTACGAATACGAAGTCTACACCCTGCTCTCCAGATCCGGGGCCGAGACGCCTCCGCGTTCCCATCTGATGGTGCGCGGGGCGCGGGTTTCTGATGAGGAGCTGGTGGGCATTCCTGGGGAACGGGCTGTGCTCAAGATTGTTTCTCCGACCATTGTGCATAAGACCGAGGTCGGCGGGGTGCGGATCGTGGCCAAGACGCCCCAGAGCGTGCGATCGGCCCAGCGGCGCATGCTCTACGAGGTGCCGGAGAACTATGCTGCCTGGATCGAGCGCAACCCCGACGCCGCGCCGCCCTCCTACCGGAATCTCAGCGGGCAGGCATTGGTGGCGGCCATCAGCCGGGACGTGAAGGGCGTGCTGCAGGTGCAGTTCATGCCGCCGGATTCCGATACCTTTGGTCACGAGCTCATCGTGGGCCTGCGGCGCACCCGCGAGTTCGGCATGATCTTAAGCGCCGGTCTCGGCGGCACGGACACGGAGCTTTACGCCCAGCGTTTCCGCAAGGGCCAGGCCATTGTGGCCGCGTCCACCCTCATGACCGACGGCCAGACATTTTTCGAACTTTTCCGCCAGACCATTTCCTACAAGAAATTGGCCGGGTTGACCCGGGGGCAGCGCCGCATCGTCGCTGACGAGCAGCTCATCGAATGCTTCGAGAGTTTCGTGGCGATGGCCAATTTCTACTCGCCGGACAATCCGGACGCGCCCTTTGTCATCGAAGAACTGGAGGTCAATCCCTTTGCCTTCACCGATTATCTGATGGTGCCGCTTGACGGCATGTGCCGCTTTTCCCTGCCGGAAGATCGTCCTGTGGCGCGTCCCGTGGGCAAGATCCAAAACCTGCTGCACCCGCAGCGCATCGGCATCATCGGGGTTTCGGCCACGCGCAGGAATTTCGGACGCATTATTCTTGAGAACATCCTGGCTCAGGGCTTTGATCCGCAAAGCGTCACCATCCTGCGCGAGGGCGCCCCGGACAGAAGCGGCGTGCAGTGCGTGCCGGATCTGGCCGGGTTGCCGGACAAGCTCGATCTCTTGGTCGTGGCCGTGGGCGCGGCTCAGGTGCCGGATTTGGTGGAGGAGATCATCAGCCGGGATGCGGCCCACGCGGTCATGCTCATCCCCGGCGGCATGGGTGAGACAAAGGATAGCCGCGAACGCGCCGCTCAGGTCGTGGCGCAGATCAATGCGGCCCACGGCAGGGGTGACGGCGGCCCGGTCTTTCTTGGCGCCAACTGCATGGGCGTGGTCTCCCGGCCCGGGCGCTACGACACGTGGTTCATCCCCGAGGAGAAGCTGCCGCGCGACCGGGGCAAGCCCTACCGCCGCGCGGCCCTGGTCAGCCAGAGCGGAGCCTTCATGCTGCACCGCAGCAGCCAGTGCCCGGAACTGGTCCCGGCCTACATGATCTCCATGGGCAACCAGACGGACCTGACCCTGGGCGACATGGTCAGTTATTTCAAGGATTCAAAACAGGTGGACGTCATCGCGGTCTACGCCGAGGGCTTCAGCGACCTTGACGGGCTGGCCTTTTGCCGCGCCGTGCGCGAGGCCGTCATGGCGGGCAAGGAGGTGGTCTTCTACAAGGCGGGGCGCACGCCTGAAGGCAAGTCCGCCACCAGCGGCCACACCGCGTCCCTGGCCGGGGATTTCATGGTCTGCGAAAGTTGCGTGCGTCAGGCCGGGGCCATCGTGGCTCAGAATTTCAACCAGTTTCAGGATCTTTTTCTGCTGGCCGAAACCCTGCACGGCAAGAAAATCCGGGGCAACCGGCTGGCGGCGGTCAGCGGGGCTGGATTCGAGGCCGTGGGCATGGCCGATTCCATCCAGAGCGACGACTATTCCATGCAGCTTGCGCCCTTCGCCCCCGAAACAGTGGACAAGATCGCCGCAGTGCTGCGCGAAAAACGCCTGGACGCACTGGTGGGCATCGTCAACCCTCTGGACATCAACCCGGCGGCCGATGACGACGCCCACGCCCGCATCGCCGCCATCTTGGCCACCGACCCCGGCGTGGACGCGGTGGTCCTGGGCCTGGACCCGCTCTCCCCGGCCATGCACACCCTGGCCGAAACGGATGTTCCGGCCTTTGACCTGCACGCCGAGGGCAGCATCGCTCGCCTTCTGCCGCAAGTGGCCGTTCAGAGCGACAAGCCCATCATCGGCGTCATCGACGGCGGCCGCCTCTACGACCCCCTGCGCGACGCGCTCATGGCCGAGGGCGTGCCGATCTTCCCGGTCTGTGACCGGGCCGTGTCGGCCCTGGCCCAGTATATCCAGGCTCGGCTGTATGCCGATCTGCTGCGCGGCGGCCTTGGGTGA